Genomic window (Thermodesulfobacteriota bacterium):
TGCGCCGCATGAGGACGTCGATCCGGGCGATGTCCTCCTTCCCGAGCTTCGAGAAGAAGCGCTCCTTGACCGCGCGCTCGTACACGGGCCACATCTTCTTCCTGAGCCTCCTGCCCTCGGGCGTGATGTAGGCGAAGACTCCGCGCCCGTCCTGCGGGCAGGGGACGCGCCTGACTAACCCCTCGTCCTCGAGCCTCTGGACGAGCCTCGTTACGTTGTACTTGTCGAGGAGCACCCGCTTTCCGATCTCGTTAAGCCGGAGGTTGCCTCCGGGGGCCCTCTCGAGCTCCCACAGCACGTCGTACCAGGGGAGCGGTGGGAAGCCCTCCTCCCTGAGCGCGTCCTCTACGGCGCCTACGAGGTACTGCTGCGCCCTGACGAGCCCCGTCCAGGCCGAGGTCTCCTTGTCCGTCCATTCGTGCCCGCTTCCGCCCGCCTTCTTTTTTTTCATGCGCATAATATAATACACCCTTGTTGCAAATGCAACGATGGGAATGTACGATGCGGATGATGACCTTTAACCCGTTCGTCCTGAGGCGCAGAATCTGCACTCATGTACGATTCCTCTGTCACTCATCAACTTTCGCCAAATAATGGAGACAGGATAATACTGAACTGCGCGCCTGTCCTGAGCTTAGCCGAAGGGTCGAAGGATTAGCGGGTTAAAGGCCAGATTGCCGCATTACGCTAACTTCGTTAGCTGCATTCGCAATGACAGATAAAAACATATCGCGGCTGGAAGCCGCTCCTACGAGGTTTTAACTCGTTCGTGTAGGAGCGCCATCTTGGCGCGATTATAAGCGGGCTGCCGCCGGCATGCGTGAGTATTGAGAGAGCAGAGCAGTATCGGTGGAAACATATAATCACACACATCGTGTGCGTCACCCGGCGAGCGCGATGAGCTCCATTATCCCCTTCCGCACCATCATTATCCCTATCGCCGCGAGGAGTATGCTCATTATCTTGGCGAAGGCCCTGGTCCCGTTCTCCCCCAGCACTGAAAGTATCGCGTCGGCCTTGAAGAGGGCGAAGAAGAGCACAATCAGGTTGAGCACGAAAGCTATGAGCGAGGGCAGGAACCCGTAAGTGTCGACGAGTATTATGAGCGTCGCGAGCACGGCCGGGCCCACTATGAGCGGCGTGCCGAGAGGGAATATCCCGAGCGCCCTCGGCTCGGCCCCGTGCACCCTCGCGCTCCCGTCGCCCAGGAGGTCTATGATCGAGAGTATGAACAGCAGCGCCCCGCCCGCTATGGCGAAGTCCTGGATAGTGATGCCGAGGAGGAGGAATATCGTCTTCCCCGCGAGGACGAAGATTATCCCTATGACCGTCGCCGTGAGGACCGAGTCGAGCACTATCTTCCGCCTCTCCGGGGCCTCGTAGCCCCTCGTGAGCGTGAGGAACATGGGCACTATCCCTACCGGGTCTATAGCCGCGAATATGGGTATGAAGCAGAGGAGAGCTGCTTCTATTATAAGCTTAGGGTCGGATAGAATATCCATTGTTTAAGCCTCGTTATGCGTCGGATGACGTCCCCTCCGCGCTACTAAGTATGCCCGGAGTCCGGGGTTTCTCATAGGCCGGGCGGAGGCATCTATCCGGCATGGCCGCGCGAGTATCCGTCATTATTTGCAATCCGTGAATCCATGTTGCAATTGCAACCATCATAAGCTGTATAATAGTAGTTGCAATAGCAACTACAATAAAAAAGCGGAGGTATTGCACATGAGACACATTACGAGAGAAGAGCTGAGGGACGCGCTCGACAACGGGGCAAGGGTCACGCTCGTCGAGGCCCTGCCGGAGAAGTACTGGAGGGACGGGCACCTGCCGGGCGCGATACAGATAGACCATACGGAGGTCGCGGAGAAGGCCGGGGATCTGCTTCCGGACAAGGGGGCGAGGGTCGTCGTCTACTGCGCCAGCACCGAGTGCCAGAACTCGACGAAGGCCGCGAGGACGCTCGAGGCCTTAGGCTACACGGACGTTTACGAGTACGTCGAAGGGAAGAAGGACTGGGCCGAGGCCGGGCTGCCGCTTGTATCGGAGAATTGAAGTATGACGGATCTGCTGTTTGTGAAGTGTTGGAAGTGAACTGAAAAAATTATCACCCCCACCCGAACCCTCCCCCCTCAAGGGGGAGGGAAAAGGAACGGAGAAAGTTAAAGGAGGAAAAACAATGTTGAGGAAATTGATTGAAACTGATGGAAACGATATTGCGGCGCTGATTGCCAGGGTGTTCCTCGGGATAGTGATACTCCCCCACGGGATGCAGAAGCTCCTCGGAATGTTCGGGGGATACGGCTTCGGCCCTACGGTGGAGTTCTTCTCCGGCATAGGCGTGCCCGCTTTCATAGCGGTGCTGGTAATACTGGGCGATTCCTTCGGGGCGCTCTTTCTTATACTCGGGCTCATAAGCAGGGTGTCCGCAGCCGGAATAACCCTCATCATGCTCGGAGCGGTGTTCCTGCTGCATCTGCCGAACGGGTTTTTCATGAACTGGGAGGGCGCGCAGAGGGGGGAGGGGTTCGAGTTCCACATCCTAGCGCTGGGTCTCGCGCTGATTGTTCTCCTGCGCGGCGGCGGCAAGTGGTCCCTCGACGGAATGATCGGCGGGAGCGCGGATTAGGACTGCAGCCTGAGGAGTAACCGTACTTCTATAATAGGCATAACTTCATGCGGGGGTTGTGAAGGTCGTGCCGAAGGGAGAGTGATGGGGGGCACATCTGTCTAACTTACAACCGAAACCCAACCCGTTCGCCCTGAGCCTGCCTGTCCTGAGCTTTGTCGAAGGGTCGAAGGGTTGAAGAACGGGTGAGCTTTGTCGCTGGCTTCGGCAGAAGAGGTGCGGAAGAATCGTTTATGAGCGCAGAATCTGCGCTACCCGAACACGTTCATCACGCTGCATGAGACCTTGCCTATGACGATCGCGGGGTCGAACTCGTCCCATTTGATCGAGGACGCGGGGTAGTTCCTGTTGCATGGGATGAGCGACAGCCCCGAGGGCTCGGAGACGCACTCCCTCA
Coding sequences:
- a CDS encoding MarC family protein, with the protein product MDILSDPKLIIEAALLCFIPIFAAIDPVGIVPMFLTLTRGYEAPERRKIVLDSVLTATVIGIIFVLAGKTIFLLLGITIQDFAIAGGALLFILSIIDLLGDGSARVHGAEPRALGIFPLGTPLIVGPAVLATLIILVDTYGFLPSLIAFVLNLIVLFFALFKADAILSVLGENGTRAFAKIMSILLAAIGIMMVRKGIMELIALAG
- a CDS encoding DoxX family protein → MLRKLIETDGNDIAALIARVFLGIVILPHGMQKLLGMFGGYGFGPTVEFFSGIGVPAFIAVLVILGDSFGALFLILGLISRVSAAGITLIMLGAVFLLHLPNGFFMNWEGAQRGEGFEFHILALGLALIVLLRGGGKWSLDGMIGGSAD
- a CDS encoding MarR family winged helix-turn-helix transcriptional regulator, which translates into the protein MRMKKKKAGGSGHEWTDKETSAWTGLVRAQQYLVGAVEDALREEGFPPLPWYDVLWELERAPGGNLRLNEIGKRVLLDKYNVTRLVQRLEDEGLVRRVPCPQDGRGVFAYITPEGRRLRKKMWPVYERAVKERFFSKLGKEDIARIDVLMRRIRGESGS
- a CDS encoding rhodanese-like domain-containing protein → MRHITREELRDALDNGARVTLVEALPEKYWRDGHLPGAIQIDHTEVAEKAGDLLPDKGARVVVYCASTECQNSTKAARTLEALGYTDVYEYVEGKKDWAEAGLPLVSEN